Proteins encoded within one genomic window of Solibaculum mannosilyticum:
- the pyk gene encoding pyruvate kinase: MRKTKIICTLGPANDNDDIIRDMIKEGMDVARFNFSHGTHAEHDVRYQRLKKIREELNLPIAMLCDTKGPEVRTGNFDPPKVELKTGQDYIFTTEECIGDTNRCSITYKGLPKDVEVGTRILVDDGLIAMRVVEISKKEVRCKVINGGMIASHKSINVPGVKLNIPYMSEVDCQDLAFAVEHDFDFIAASFVRSAEDVMDVRHELEKLGGRDLRIISKIESAGGVENIDEIIRVSDGIMVARGDLGVEIPLEDIPVIQKKLIRKAYLAGKQVITATQMLESMIKNPRPTRAETTDVANAIYDGTSAIMLSGETAAGMYPVEAVHTMATIARRTEREIDYKRRFDSIKINDPNVTTAISHATCTTAHDLGAKAIITVSKSGRTTRMVSRYRPQCLIIGSTTDKKVWRQMSLSWGVRPLLAEEQKSTDDLFQHVVECATKEKLLENGDLVVITAGLPLGVSGTTNLLKVHLVGDILVTGTATSTHCACGNLCVCKDLNDIKKNFQEGDILVVPQTTNEMLPFLRAASGVVAEQEGLNSHAAIVGLALDKAVIVGATNATRLLKTGTTVTVDGSRGIVYSGHMR, translated from the coding sequence ATGCGAAAAACAAAGATTATCTGTACCCTTGGACCAGCCAATGATAATGACGATATTATCCGGGATATGATAAAAGAAGGCATGGATGTTGCACGTTTCAACTTTTCTCACGGCACTCATGCGGAACACGATGTCCGTTATCAACGGCTAAAAAAGATCCGGGAAGAATTAAATCTACCAATTGCAATGTTGTGCGATACCAAAGGCCCGGAAGTACGTACAGGTAACTTTGATCCCCCTAAAGTAGAGCTTAAAACGGGGCAGGATTATATTTTCACCACAGAAGAATGCATAGGCGATACCAACCGCTGTTCGATTACCTATAAGGGACTCCCCAAAGATGTGGAGGTCGGGACACGTATTCTGGTGGACGACGGCCTGATTGCCATGAGGGTGGTGGAAATCAGCAAAAAGGAAGTACGTTGCAAAGTTATCAACGGCGGGATGATCGCCTCCCATAAGAGCATCAATGTCCCGGGCGTCAAGCTCAATATTCCCTATATGAGCGAAGTGGACTGCCAGGATCTGGCTTTTGCAGTAGAACATGATTTTGATTTTATAGCGGCATCCTTTGTACGTTCCGCTGAAGATGTCATGGACGTTCGCCATGAATTGGAGAAGCTGGGCGGACGGGATCTGCGCATTATTTCCAAAATTGAAAGCGCCGGCGGCGTAGAGAACATCGACGAGATCATCCGAGTATCTGACGGCATCATGGTGGCCCGAGGCGATCTGGGCGTAGAAATCCCGTTGGAGGATATCCCTGTCATCCAGAAGAAATTGATTCGGAAGGCGTATTTGGCAGGCAAGCAGGTCATTACCGCAACACAGATGCTGGAATCCATGATCAAAAATCCACGTCCCACGCGTGCAGAGACCACCGACGTAGCAAATGCCATTTACGACGGTACCAGTGCTATCATGCTTTCTGGAGAGACGGCTGCCGGTATGTATCCAGTGGAAGCAGTGCATACCATGGCTACCATTGCCCGCCGTACAGAGCGTGAGATCGACTATAAGAGACGATTTGACAGTATTAAGATCAACGATCCCAACGTGACGACTGCCATCTCTCATGCCACCTGTACTACTGCGCATGACTTGGGAGCAAAGGCCATTATCACTGTTTCCAAATCCGGCCGGACAACGCGTATGGTATCCCGGTATCGTCCGCAATGCCTGATTATCGGAAGCACGACCGATAAAAAAGTATGGCGTCAAATGAGCCTTTCATGGGGAGTTCGTCCTTTACTGGCTGAGGAGCAGAAAAGTACAGACGATCTTTTCCAGCATGTAGTGGAATGCGCTACGAAGGAGAAGCTGCTGGAGAATGGCGATTTGGTGGTTATCACAGCGGGATTACCGTTGGGAGTATCCGGTACGACCAATCTGTTGAAGGTACATCTGGTAGGGGATATTTTAGTGACCGGAACTGCCACGTCTACTCATTGTGCATGCGGCAATTTATGCGTATGCAAAGATCTTAACGATATAAAGAAGAACTTCCAAGAAGGGGACATTTTAGTGGTGCCTCAGACTACCAATGAAATGCTTCCATTTCTCCGGGCAGCCAGCGGTGTTGTAGCAGAGCAGGAAGGTCTTAATTCTCATGCCGCTATTGTAGGACTAGCCTTAGATAAGGCCGTTATTGTGGGGGCAACCAATGCGACCCGCCTGCTGAAGACAGGGACTACTGTTACAGTAGACGGTTCCCGTGGCATTGTATACAGCGGCCACATGAGATAA
- a CDS encoding NAD(P)/FAD-dependent oxidoreductase: MIRISGLSLPLGKNEKFLWDKAAELLGIPVQSIRSLTIAKKSVDARKKNNVHFTYSVDIEIDNTSQEARFVGHKGPCTITIPTPYRYELPRVSGSLPHRPVVVGTGPAGLFAALILAQCGLSPLVVERGMDVETRQKDVERFRTTSLFHPGSNVQFGEGGAGTFSDGKLTTGIKDPRCRKVLEEFVSAGAPEEILYLAKPHIGTDLLVSIVKKLRESIVRLGGEVLFDTKLTGLSLENGKLCAVQLTQEGQHKTIVTDSLILAIGHSARDTFEMLHQAGLPMEQKAFSAGVRIEHLQKCINQSQYGKFASHPALGAADYKLSVRLPNGRGVYTFCMCPGGEVVAAASEKGGVCVNGMSRYRRDGVNANSALLVDVRPTDFPSSHPLAGVQFQRQMERAAYTLGGGNYHAPAQLVGDFLGQKASTVLGSVEPTYRPGVRLCRLDACLPEFTSQSIRQALPLLDGRLKGFAAQDAVLTGVETRSSSPVRMIRDQTGQSPIRGIYPCGEGAGYAGGIMSAAVDGIRCAEYLISNQLTF, encoded by the coding sequence ATGATTCGTATCTCTGGTTTATCCCTGCCTTTGGGAAAAAATGAAAAATTTCTATGGGACAAAGCAGCTGAACTTTTAGGGATCCCTGTCCAATCCATCCGGAGCCTTACCATTGCAAAAAAGTCGGTGGACGCGCGAAAAAAGAACAATGTCCACTTTACATACAGCGTGGATATCGAAATCGACAACACTAGCCAAGAAGCTCGTTTTGTAGGACATAAAGGCCCTTGTACCATCACCATCCCAACCCCGTATCGGTATGAGCTTCCTCGTGTGTCCGGTTCTCTTCCCCATCGTCCTGTGGTGGTGGGAACGGGACCTGCCGGACTGTTCGCCGCCCTGATTTTAGCGCAGTGCGGGCTCTCTCCTTTGGTAGTAGAACGGGGCATGGACGTGGAAACCCGTCAAAAGGATGTGGAGCGTTTTCGCACAACCAGTCTATTTCACCCGGGTTCCAACGTCCAGTTCGGCGAAGGCGGCGCCGGTACCTTCTCGGACGGCAAGTTGACCACCGGCATCAAGGATCCACGCTGCCGCAAAGTGCTGGAGGAATTCGTTTCCGCCGGAGCTCCAGAAGAAATTCTGTATCTGGCAAAGCCGCACATCGGCACCGATCTTTTGGTATCCATCGTCAAAAAGCTGCGGGAAAGCATTGTCCGGCTTGGAGGGGAAGTTTTATTTGACACAAAGTTGACCGGACTCTCTTTGGAAAATGGAAAACTTTGCGCTGTCCAGCTAACACAGGAGGGACAGCATAAAACCATAGTAACCGACTCGCTAATCTTAGCCATCGGGCACAGCGCACGAGATACCTTTGAGATGCTCCATCAAGCCGGTTTGCCTATGGAGCAAAAGGCCTTTTCCGCTGGCGTCCGTATCGAACATCTTCAGAAGTGTATCAACCAGAGCCAATATGGAAAATTTGCTTCTCATCCTGCTTTAGGGGCTGCCGATTATAAGTTGTCTGTCCGCCTTCCCAATGGACGAGGTGTGTACACCTTTTGTATGTGTCCTGGAGGAGAGGTCGTCGCAGCTGCCTCGGAAAAAGGCGGCGTTTGCGTCAATGGTATGAGCCGCTATCGTCGGGACGGTGTCAATGCAAACAGCGCTTTACTTGTAGATGTCCGTCCCACCGATTTTCCCTCTTCCCATCCCTTGGCAGGTGTACAATTCCAGCGGCAGATGGAACGCGCTGCCTACACCTTAGGGGGCGGCAATTATCACGCCCCTGCCCAATTGGTAGGAGATTTCTTAGGCCAAAAAGCTAGTACCGTCTTGGGCAGTGTAGAACCTACCTATCGGCCAGGTGTACGGCTGTGCCGCTTGGACGCCTGTCTTCCGGAATTTACATCCCAGTCCATCCGGCAAGCTCTTCCCCTACTGGATGGACGGCTCAAAGGGTTTGCCGCTCAGGATGCTGTTCTGACCGGTGTGGAAACCCGCAGTTCTTCCCCTGTCCGCATGATCCGCGACCAGACGGGACAGTCGCCAATCCGGGGAATCTATCCCTGTGGAGAGGGCGCCGGGTACGCTGGAGGAATTATGTCGGCCGCCGTGGATGGCATCCGATGTGCCGAATATTTAATTTCCAATCAGCTAACCTTTTAA
- a CDS encoding NAD(P)/FAD-dependent oxidoreductase produces the protein MSSQKALVIVGGGASGLMAALSASIQCREMHANLPIIVLEKGPRVGKKLLATGNGRCNLSNLKASPERYHGKHPNFCRTALSIFSPSTTVGFFGKLGLLCRVEGENLVYPYCEQASAVLDCLRFACERMGVRIRCDAQVQAIQRRKNGFSVVLSNDTVDCQSVILAAGGMASPQLSSGDDGYRLAKSLGHNCTPLFPALVPVRTDPACTRPLKGIRVKGTASLMQGQTSLRTEKGEIQFSDGSLSGISVMQLSRLVSFHKHTRILLDLMPDYSEKQVQSLLKRMQHLLQAEPAERLLSGLLNKRVGQTLVKQTVSLSCPIGNISPAELENIGCRIKAWEFPVLGVGNWKNAQVTAGGLDTNEFDSQTMASRLIPGFYATGEVLDIDGDCGGFNLQWAWSSGHLAGRCAVLYLLGRTQA, from the coding sequence ATGTCTAGCCAGAAAGCTTTGGTGATTGTGGGAGGCGGCGCATCTGGTCTGATGGCCGCTTTATCGGCATCGATCCAATGCCGTGAAATGCATGCTAATCTCCCTATTATTGTACTGGAAAAGGGTCCTCGTGTGGGGAAAAAGCTTCTTGCAACTGGGAATGGACGATGTAACCTCTCCAACTTAAAAGCATCCCCTGAACGGTACCACGGTAAACATCCTAATTTCTGTCGCACTGCCCTTTCCATTTTCTCCCCATCCACCACCGTCGGTTTTTTTGGCAAATTGGGACTTTTATGCCGGGTAGAAGGAGAAAACTTGGTGTATCCCTATTGCGAGCAGGCGTCGGCTGTACTGGATTGTCTTCGTTTTGCCTGTGAACGCATGGGAGTTCGGATCCGATGCGACGCCCAAGTCCAAGCCATTCAAAGACGAAAGAATGGTTTCTCTGTTGTTTTATCGAATGATACGGTAGACTGTCAATCGGTCATTCTTGCGGCCGGTGGGATGGCGTCTCCACAGCTCTCCTCAGGGGATGACGGATACCGTCTGGCAAAGTCTTTGGGTCATAATTGTACCCCTCTTTTTCCCGCCTTGGTTCCCGTCCGAACCGATCCAGCATGTACACGTCCCCTCAAAGGGATCCGCGTCAAGGGCACGGCTTCCCTGATGCAGGGACAAACCTCATTGCGGACAGAAAAGGGGGAAATCCAGTTTTCCGACGGCAGTCTCTCAGGTATCTCTGTGATGCAGCTCTCCCGATTGGTATCGTTTCACAAACATACACGGATTCTTCTCGATCTCATGCCGGACTATTCAGAGAAGCAAGTACAATCCCTCCTGAAACGGATGCAACACCTATTACAGGCTGAACCTGCCGAACGTCTTTTATCCGGTCTGCTTAACAAGCGGGTAGGACAAACACTTGTAAAACAAACAGTATCTCTCTCCTGTCCTATTGGGAATATCTCTCCCGCTGAGTTGGAAAACATCGGCTGCCGCATCAAAGCATGGGAATTTCCCGTCCTGGGTGTGGGGAATTGGAAAAATGCCCAAGTGACGGCCGGCGGTCTGGACACTAACGAGTTTGACAGCCAGACTATGGCATCCCGTCTCATCCCAGGCTTCTATGCCACTGGGGAAGTCCTGGACATCGACGGGGACTGCGGTGGCTTTAATCTTCAGTGGGCGTGGAGTTCTGGTCATTTGGCTGGACGATGTGCCGTTTTATATCTCTTGGGGAGGACACAAGCATGA
- a CDS encoding DUF3298 and DUF4163 domain-containing protein: MIKKSKWIGAAVCIMALVVLMIPSVSAASRVNINRVEEKIEEDGLQYSAAWPKVSGLQDTDQQAKLNVRFAESACRLKVLAQTSADQGNRTEAQMDFQVKRNCRGMVSILFDEYLYTGGANGSSTKTGATFSAVDGRLFELRDLFREDADYVSYLSSEIKKSIQEQGIQDEQIETFEKIDVDQPFYVTDTQLVIIMPEITYFPHSFGVLEFPIELSNMKEMLNPEIASCC; this comes from the coding sequence TTGATCAAAAAATCAAAATGGATTGGGGCAGCCGTTTGTATCATGGCATTGGTAGTGCTGATGATTCCAAGCGTTTCGGCCGCCAGCCGAGTCAATATCAACCGGGTGGAAGAAAAGATCGAAGAGGATGGACTCCAGTATTCCGCAGCGTGGCCCAAAGTCAGCGGACTGCAAGATACCGACCAACAGGCTAAATTGAACGTCCGTTTTGCAGAATCGGCTTGTCGCCTTAAGGTCTTGGCTCAGACATCAGCCGACCAAGGAAACCGCACCGAGGCTCAAATGGACTTCCAAGTAAAACGGAATTGTAGAGGTATGGTTAGCATTCTCTTTGACGAGTACCTCTATACGGGAGGCGCCAATGGCAGTTCTACCAAAACGGGAGCAACCTTTTCGGCTGTAGATGGCAGACTGTTTGAACTGAGGGATCTATTTCGTGAGGACGCTGATTATGTATCCTACCTCAGCAGCGAGATAAAAAAATCCATTCAGGAGCAGGGGATACAAGATGAGCAAATCGAGACCTTTGAGAAAATAGATGTGGATCAACCCTTTTATGTAACCGACACACAACTTGTCATCATCATGCCTGAGATCACGTACTTCCCGCATTCTTTTGGCGTTTTAGAATTCCCGATTGAGCTGAGCAATATGAAAGAGATGCTCAATCCGGAGATTGCATCTTGTTGCTAA
- the mtaB gene encoding tRNA (N(6)-L-threonylcarbamoyladenosine(37)-C(2))-methylthiotransferase MtaB produces MTVRFYTLGCKVNQYETEAMAGALKQAGFLPAADSEQPSVIVINSCTVTSESDSKARKLLHRCRRQNPDAVIVLTGCYPQAHPDIADTLPEADIILGSKNRSGLTKHVQDFLQHRTRIVDIEPHTKDETFEDMRATDFSERTRATIKIQDGCNRFCSYCIIPTARGPVRSKELALIRQEVASQAAAGYRETVLTGINLSAYGEDCGKSLADALEAACSVKEMGRIRLGSLEPDCFTPAFIDRIAKLKNLCPHFHLSLQSGCEATLRAMNRHYTPEQYLEIATHLRCAFPHCAITTDVMVGFPGETPEHFEESLAFVKKVGFARVHVFAYSIRPGTKAALMEHQVPKAEKERRSHRMIRATDGSRHSFWESQLGCVFPVLFEQQVSKGVWEGYSPNYTPIHVTSEEPLGGQIREVFLQDVEENWCIGALKRS; encoded by the coding sequence TTGACCGTACGATTCTATACGTTAGGCTGCAAAGTCAACCAATACGAGACGGAGGCTATGGCTGGCGCTCTAAAACAGGCGGGCTTTTTACCGGCAGCAGATAGCGAACAGCCTTCTGTAATTGTCATCAATTCCTGTACCGTCACCAGCGAAAGCGACAGCAAGGCACGTAAATTACTCCACCGGTGCCGTCGCCAGAATCCGGATGCTGTAATTGTGCTGACTGGATGCTATCCCCAAGCCCATCCTGACATTGCAGACACCCTCCCGGAAGCTGATATTATCCTGGGCTCTAAAAATCGTTCCGGCCTTACAAAGCACGTCCAGGATTTTTTACAGCACCGCACTCGCATTGTGGACATCGAACCCCACACCAAGGACGAGACATTTGAGGACATGCGCGCTACTGATTTTTCAGAACGCACTCGCGCTACCATCAAAATTCAAGATGGATGCAATCGGTTTTGTTCTTACTGCATCATCCCCACTGCCCGTGGGCCGGTGCGCTCCAAGGAGCTTGCTCTCATCCGTCAGGAGGTGGCGTCACAGGCTGCGGCCGGATATCGTGAAACGGTGCTCACCGGCATCAATCTCTCGGCCTATGGGGAGGATTGCGGTAAATCTCTGGCTGACGCATTGGAAGCTGCTTGTTCTGTGAAAGAAATGGGACGCATTCGTCTTGGATCCTTAGAACCGGACTGTTTTACGCCGGCCTTTATCGATCGGATCGCGAAGCTTAAAAATCTATGCCCTCACTTTCACCTTTCCCTACAAAGCGGTTGTGAGGCCACACTGCGGGCTATGAACCGGCATTACACGCCGGAGCAGTACCTGGAAATTGCGACACATTTACGCTGCGCCTTTCCCCACTGTGCCATTACCACCGACGTGATGGTGGGATTTCCCGGCGAGACTCCGGAACATTTTGAGGAATCTTTGGCCTTTGTAAAAAAAGTGGGATTTGCACGGGTCCATGTGTTTGCCTATTCCATCCGTCCCGGTACGAAGGCCGCCTTGATGGAACACCAAGTTCCCAAAGCCGAAAAGGAACGGCGCAGTCATAGAATGATACGAGCAACCGATGGTTCGCGTCATTCCTTCTGGGAAAGTCAGCTCGGATGCGTTTTCCCTGTCCTGTTTGAACAGCAAGTATCAAAAGGGGTTTGGGAGGGTTATTCTCCCAACTATACCCCTATCCACGTGACCAGTGAAGAGCCTTTAGGAGGTCAAATTCGAGAAGTTTTCCTACAAGACGTGGAGGAAAATTGGTGTATCGGCGCTCTAAAGCGCTCTTAA
- a CDS encoding HPr family phosphocarrier protein yields MTNVTITLSSINDVKNFVNIVNRYSFDVELICGKYVVDAKSIMGIFSLDLSQKLLLQAECGKDDPFWEDIKPFLA; encoded by the coding sequence ATGACGAATGTGACCATTACCCTTTCATCCATCAACGATGTCAAAAACTTTGTGAACATTGTAAATCGTTACTCCTTTGATGTAGAGCTGATTTGCGGGAAATACGTGGTAGATGCCAAATCCATCATGGGGATCTTTAGCTTGGATCTTTCACAGAAACTGTTGTTGCAGGCAGAATGCGGCAAGGACGATCCTTTTTGGGAGGATATCAAACCGTTTTTAGCTTAA
- a CDS encoding D-alanyl-D-alanine carboxypeptidase family protein, whose protein sequence is MRMSARWIAVLTALMFVLCSMSMVAGADGSSEPEVKQTEAVASEQPVEIHAKSAVLMEVSTGKVLYEMNSHEKRAPASITKVMTALLTMEAVESGRISLDDMVLVSEHAQSLGGTTIFLEAGEQMSVNDMLKGMMVNSANDAAVALGEYIAGSEEAFVAMMNQRAQELGMTDTHFVNCHGLDAEGHETTAHDIGIMSVELLRHEKIMDYTTIWTDSLRDGATGLANTNRLIRFYEYATGLKTGTTNNAGRCVSASARKDGLHLVAVVLGGEQKNDQFNGARNLLEWGFANYALVEPPVQQELLKPVKVLHGVEAQVELENGSVEKVLLEKGKESQIQCAVDLAEDVEAPVEKGQVLGKIVITADGETIAEIPLKAAEGVEKLSFGKAFELLIQEMLRL, encoded by the coding sequence ATGAGAATGTCAGCCCGATGGATTGCCGTGCTGACGGCTTTGATGTTCGTGCTGTGCAGTATGTCCATGGTGGCAGGAGCCGATGGATCGTCCGAACCAGAGGTAAAGCAGACCGAGGCGGTTGCTTCAGAGCAGCCGGTGGAGATCCATGCAAAATCGGCGGTGCTGATGGAAGTGTCCACCGGCAAGGTGCTCTATGAGATGAACTCCCATGAAAAGCGTGCACCAGCGTCCATCACCAAGGTGATGACCGCTCTGCTCACAATGGAAGCCGTGGAGAGCGGACGCATCTCATTGGACGATATGGTGCTGGTCAGCGAACACGCACAATCTTTAGGAGGAACCACTATCTTCCTGGAAGCAGGGGAGCAGATGTCGGTCAACGATATGCTTAAGGGCATGATGGTCAACAGCGCCAACGATGCGGCCGTGGCATTGGGGGAATACATCGCCGGTTCGGAGGAGGCCTTTGTGGCCATGATGAACCAGAGGGCGCAGGAGCTGGGCATGACAGATACACATTTTGTCAATTGTCACGGCTTGGACGCTGAAGGTCACGAGACGACAGCTCATGATATCGGTATTATGTCTGTGGAATTGCTGCGTCATGAGAAGATCATGGATTACACCACCATCTGGACCGACAGCCTCCGAGACGGCGCCACAGGATTGGCAAACACCAATCGTCTCATTCGATTTTACGAGTACGCCACCGGTCTAAAAACCGGCACAACCAACAATGCAGGACGATGTGTATCGGCGTCGGCCAGGAAGGATGGGCTTCATTTGGTGGCGGTCGTGCTGGGCGGCGAACAGAAAAACGATCAATTTAACGGCGCGCGAAATCTGTTGGAGTGGGGATTTGCCAATTATGCCCTGGTAGAACCGCCTGTCCAGCAGGAGCTCCTCAAGCCGGTGAAGGTTCTTCATGGCGTAGAAGCCCAGGTGGAGCTGGAGAATGGCAGTGTGGAGAAGGTACTGCTGGAAAAAGGGAAGGAAAGTCAGATCCAGTGTGCGGTGGATTTGGCTGAAGATGTAGAGGCGCCGGTAGAAAAGGGGCAGGTTCTGGGTAAGATAGTCATAACGGCCGATGGAGAAACCATTGCAGAGATCCCGTTGAAGGCGGCCGAAGGGGTGGAGAAACTATCCTTTGGCAAGGCATTTGAACTGCTGATCCAAGAGATGCTTCGTCTATAG
- a CDS encoding glucose-6-phosphate isomerase, giving the protein MAVRLDDKHVRDFIQPHELEAIQCQVEAAHQVLHQGTGLGNDFLGWLTLPDDYDKEEFARIQKAAEKIRSDSDVLIVIGIGGSYLGARAAIEFLHSPLYNNLKKDTPDIYFAGNSISSSALNDILSLCEGRDVSVNVISKSGTTTEPAIAFRVFKKYLEERYGVEGAKGRIYATTDKEKGTLKKLADEQGYETFVVPDNVGGRFSVLTAVGLLPIAVSGADIGAIMQGASDAAKAYANPSLDQNDCYRYAALRNILYRKGKAIELLVSYEPQFTMVAEWWKQLYGESEGKDGKSLFPASVTFSTDLHSMGQFIQDGTRNLFETVVLFDKVRSELIIEEDPNDGDGLNFLAGKPMSYVNRKAFEGTVLAHTDGGVPNLVLSIPEANAYEYGYMTYFFEKACGISGYMMGVNPFNQPGVEDYKRNMFALLGKPGYEAQKQALEQRLQ; this is encoded by the coding sequence ATGGCGGTTCGTCTGGATGATAAGCATGTCCGTGATTTTATCCAGCCTCACGAACTGGAGGCAATCCAGTGTCAGGTGGAAGCAGCCCATCAGGTTCTGCACCAAGGCACTGGTTTGGGAAACGATTTTCTAGGGTGGTTGACCCTCCCGGATGATTATGACAAAGAGGAGTTTGCCCGTATCCAAAAGGCGGCGGAAAAGATCCGTTCCGACTCGGATGTTCTGATTGTCATCGGCATCGGCGGTTCCTATTTAGGGGCCAGAGCGGCCATTGAATTTCTGCACTCTCCGCTTTACAATAACTTGAAAAAGGATACGCCGGATATCTATTTTGCCGGCAATTCCATCAGTTCCAGCGCTCTTAACGATATCCTTTCGCTGTGTGAGGGGCGGGATGTTTCGGTAAACGTCATCTCCAAATCCGGCACTACGACAGAACCGGCTATTGCCTTCCGTGTGTTCAAAAAGTACTTGGAAGAGCGCTACGGCGTCGAAGGCGCAAAGGGACGTATTTACGCCACCACTGACAAAGAAAAAGGCACGCTCAAAAAGCTGGCTGATGAACAAGGATATGAAACCTTTGTCGTGCCGGACAACGTAGGCGGACGTTTTTCTGTGTTGACGGCGGTTGGACTTTTGCCCATCGCAGTTTCCGGCGCGGACATCGGCGCCATCATGCAGGGCGCTTCCGATGCGGCAAAGGCTTATGCCAATCCTTCTTTGGATCAAAACGACTGTTATCGTTATGCTGCTTTGCGCAATATTTTGTACCGCAAAGGCAAAGCCATCGAATTGCTGGTCAGTTATGAGCCCCAGTTTACGATGGTAGCTGAGTGGTGGAAGCAACTATACGGCGAAAGCGAGGGCAAGGACGGTAAGAGCTTGTTCCCCGCATCGGTGACCTTCTCCACCGACCTCCATTCCATGGGCCAGTTTATTCAGGATGGTACCCGCAACCTGTTTGAAACAGTGGTACTGTTTGACAAAGTCCGTTCGGAGCTAATTATTGAAGAGGATCCCAACGATGGGGACGGCCTTAATTTCTTGGCCGGCAAACCCATGTCATACGTCAATCGTAAGGCCTTTGAAGGCACTGTCCTGGCCCACACTGATGGCGGCGTTCCCAATTTGGTGTTATCTATTCCAGAAGCAAACGCTTATGAATACGGTTACATGACCTATTTCTTTGAAAAGGCTTGTGGAATCTCCGGCTATATGATGGGAGTCAATCCTTTCAATCAGCCAGGGGTAGAGGACTACAAACGCAACATGTTTGCCCTACTGGGGAAACCGGGTTACGAGGCTCAAAAGCAGGCATTGGAACAGCGGTTACAGTAA
- a CDS encoding GtrA family protein — protein sequence MFDSLKALFFKYKELILYVFFGGLTTLVNFVSYALLANALHVDPMISNAVAWFLSVLFAYITNKIYVFESKEMRLPFLLREMGAFFACRLASGVMDMGMMYVMLYWFHWNDLVSKIIANVFVIIVNYVFSKLWIFKKPKTEK from the coding sequence TTGTTTGATTCCCTCAAAGCTCTCTTTTTCAAGTACAAAGAACTAATTCTATACGTTTTCTTTGGAGGATTGACCACATTAGTCAACTTTGTCTCCTATGCGCTTTTGGCAAATGCCCTCCATGTGGATCCCATGATCTCCAATGCGGTGGCTTGGTTTTTATCAGTTCTGTTTGCTTATATCACCAATAAAATCTATGTATTCGAAAGCAAGGAAATGCGTCTTCCCTTCCTTTTGCGGGAAATGGGGGCATTCTTCGCCTGTCGTCTGGCTTCGGGCGTCATGGATATGGGTATGATGTATGTTATGCTCTATTGGTTCCACTGGAATGACCTGGTCTCTAAGATCATCGCCAATGTCTTTGTCATTATCGTCAATTATGTCTTTAGCAAACTGTGGATCTTTAAAAAGCCTAAAACCGAAAAATGA
- a CDS encoding DUF5685 family protein, with protein MIVRLFGYVKPFKPNLRMKEFDAYKGVYCALCKTLGREYGITTRFILNYDFAFLALLYLSISSTCPSFERQRCLFNPLKKCVCCKDRREELSFAAASAVIMTYYKIKDHVEDSAFFSGLPARLTLPWANGKRKKAAKRYPELDEKMREYIESQRALEEAETPSIDWAAEPTAKLLSYLGSCLCGDERQKRVLERLCYFVGRWVYLIDAADDLEKDLKSGNYNPFLLSLKVTQFDQLPKARTYAQEVVQHTLSEAANAFDLLEAGRFSAILSNVLYEGLPAVLHDTLQKKVES; from the coding sequence GTGATCGTCCGATTGTTTGGATATGTAAAGCCATTCAAGCCAAACTTAAGAATGAAAGAGTTTGATGCTTACAAAGGCGTGTATTGTGCTTTGTGCAAAACCCTTGGCCGGGAGTATGGGATTACTACCCGGTTTATCCTGAATTATGATTTTGCATTTTTGGCTTTGCTGTATCTCTCCATCTCCTCCACCTGCCCCAGCTTTGAGCGGCAGCGATGCCTTTTCAATCCGTTGAAAAAGTGCGTCTGCTGTAAGGATAGGCGGGAGGAGTTATCTTTTGCTGCCGCGTCTGCTGTGATCATGACTTATTACAAGATCAAGGATCACGTAGAGGATTCGGCATTTTTTTCGGGCTTGCCGGCCCGTTTAACGCTTCCCTGGGCCAACGGTAAACGGAAAAAAGCTGCCAAACGTTATCCTGAGCTGGACGAAAAGATGAGAGAATACATCGAGTCCCAACGGGCGCTGGAGGAGGCTGAAACCCCGTCTATCGACTGGGCGGCTGAGCCGACGGCTAAATTGCTCTCTTATCTGGGCAGCTGTCTGTGTGGAGATGAGAGGCAGAAGCGAGTGCTGGAACGACTTTGTTACTTTGTTGGCCGGTGGGTGTATCTCATCGACGCTGCCGACGATTTGGAAAAAGATCTAAAATCCGGCAACTACAATCCATTTTTACTCTCTTTAAAAGTGACGCAGTTCGATCAACTGCCTAAGGCGAGAACCTATGCGCAGGAGGTTGTGCAGCATACTTTGTCGGAGGCGGCAAACGCCTTTGACTTGCTGGAAGCAGGACGCTTTTCAGCCATTTTATCAAACGTGCTTTACGAAGGATTGCCCGCCGTTTTGCATGATACCCTTCAGAAAAAGGTGGAAAGTTAA